In the Methanosphaera stadtmanae DSM 3091 genome, CTTCCAGGCACTATTGGAAAAATTGGTAAAATATTAGGTGATTATAAAATCAATATTGCAGAAATGCAAGTAGGAAGACAAACTGAAGGTGGAGAAGCTATAATGGTTCTTAAAGTAGACCAAGAAATAACTGAAGAAGTAGTTTCAAAACTCGAAGATGATAATGATATTGACTTTGTAAAACCAGTAAAATTATAATATTTTACTAAATCCTTTATCTTTTTTTATAAGAATATTTCAAAAAAAATTAAAAAGAGAATAGAATACTTATTTATTTAATTCTCGTAAACGTTTATTTTCTTTTTCTAATCTTGCTATATCTGATTCCATTTCTTTAATTTCTTTTTCTATTTCATCAGATGATTTTGATACGTCATTTACTTTAGCTTCTATTATATTTTCAGGAGATTTTATAACATTTAATATAATTTCATCTATAGAATCACCAGGTGTTCTATCAGTACGAATATCTACTTCCACCTCATCTCCTGGTTCATACTCTGGAGGTAGTGGTAATTCTTGATTAATTATTTCACCATCTACTTCTAGTTGTATATTTATTGTGTGTGGTTTATTAATTACTGGTTCTTCTTCATTTTTTAGGTTAATATTATCTGTAGTAGTTATTTTATTTTCTTGTTTCATCATATCATCCTCATTTTCAAGTTTTTTTAATTCTTGTAATAATTCTTCATCAAATATTTCATCTTCAATAGCTAAATCACTTAATTTTTTAATATCTACTTCATTACCAAAGTCTTTTATAGTAAATGTCATTGGAGTTCCAAAGGCATCATATGCTTGTATTGTAGCCTGAGAATATGGTCTACATATGATCATATGGAAATAACCATTTTTTCCAAAAAATGATAAATCTGCATTTGATGGTTGATTACTTGGTCCTGGATGACTATGTACTGATCCTACTGCATTAACTGTCATGGGCATCATAAATACTTGCATTACTGCACTTGTATCAGAAGCTTCAAAGGGTAGAAAAATTAAACCAGTTATTTTTAAAATAGAATTTTCTATATCTCCAGAAAGTAGAGCTACAAATTCTTTTGGGTCTGCATTAATTGCTATTTTAATTATTTCTTCAACTACTTTCTCATCTATCCAAACTTCTTCAATCTTTTTATTATTACCTAATAATTTAGATAGTGTCTTGTTAAAATCCATATTTGCCTCCCTTTTTAAATAAAGTCTAAAAATATCTTATTCAACATTTACTTGAATAAGGATATATTTTTATCTACATATACTTTATTTCTAAAGTATAAAGTTTTTTTCTTTAATTTTGGATTATATCCTTCTTTTTCTTCTTTAATTTTATAGATTGCCACACCTCTTTTTTGCCATGTTGGTACGTGTGCAATATTTATTCCATGATTAAATAATAATTCATGAATATTGGATTTGTTGAGTTTATATAATATTTTAGCAGTTTTTTCAGGTTTATTTTCTTTATTTAATACGTATTGTGCATATGAATTTAAACAATTACGCCAAGATTCATCTTGTCTCCATTTAAAATAGTTTTTAATATTTTTAGAAGTAATTATAATTCTTGAATCAAAAGATGCTGGTTTCAATGTAGTTATATCCACATCAAATTGATCTTTACTAATAAATAAGTGTTTCATAAATGAACTAGATACATATGAACATATAACTGAGTCAATCTTCTCAACACGTCCATTAAAGGGGATTTGTTCAAGAAGTATATTTATTTCATCAGAAAAAGTATAAATATATTTTGTATTAAATTCTCCTAAAACATCCTTTGACACTTCAATAAAAAGATTTCGTAAACGTTTATCAAAGGGTTTTTTTAAACCTAATTGTTTTGTATATTTAGAAAAAGAACGACCATCAATTCGTATTATAATTGGTAAATCTGGAACTATTTTTAGTTGTGAGAATTGTTCATATTCCTTCAATAAAATCACCATAAGTGTTTAAAAAAAAGATTAAAGAAATGGTAAAAACATTAACATTTGATTATAAAACATTATGATCCTATTTGAATAGTTTTAGATAATTTATTTAATAAACATGCTGCTGAGAATGCAGCTAGCATACTTGTTTTAGGATTATCTGGACTACTTACATTAGCAGTTCTTGTTATTAATTCACCAAAAGATCCTTTAAGATGAATTTCATGTGTATTTTTGTCAATTTTTGGATCTGCTATTATTTTAACATCAACATCAATACCTGATGCTAAACTTAATGTTGAGGATACATTGATATTTTTTGGGAATTTGTTAACAGCCTCTGAAGCTTTTCCCTCAAATAATACTTTTTCTTCATTACCCTCCAAAGTCATACCTAATGAAACTGGTGGTTTTCTAGTAGTTAAAGATATTGATTCAATTTCACCCATAGTTGATGCTTTAACCGTATCTATTCCTGTAATTGCACCTGTTGGTAAATATATTTTAACATTAGATTCATCAGCCAAACGTTCTAAATGATTTTTAAATTCAGAATCCATTAGAGCTCCAACACTCATTATTATTACATTAACACCATTTTCTAATATTTTTGGAACTGAGTTACGTACTGCAGACTGTGCTGCTGCTTCTAATATTAAATCTGATCTTTCAATTAACTCTTCGATTGTATCAACTACTTCTGCATCAACCTTTTTTGCTAAATTAATCGCATTATTTCTGTTTATATCATAGAAATATGATAGTTTAACATTTAATTTTCCATTTAGTTGAAAGTTTGTTAATGTATTTGCAATAGATCCACAACCCATAATACCTATTTTCATTAAAAAATTACTCCCTTATTAATTTAATTTTTTTGCATAGGCTTAGTGATTGGGGATTTTTTACGTTGTGGTACTGCTTTTTTCTTTTGTTGAGCAGCTTGATATTGAACAAATTTTTCTTGATCTATTATTATAATATCACCTACTGCTGAAACTATTTCATATGGAATATCAATAATTCCTTCAGTTTTTACAGGA is a window encoding:
- a CDS encoding Mov34/MPN/PAD-1 family protein, whose translation is MDFNKTLSKLLGNNKKIEEVWIDEKVVEEIIKIAINADPKEFVALLSGDIENSILKITGLIFLPFEASDTSAVMQVFMMPMTVNAVGSVHSHPGPSNQPSNADLSFFGKNGYFHMIICRPYSQATIQAYDAFGTPMTFTIKDFGNEVDIKKLSDLAIEDEIFDEELLQELKKLENEDDMMKQENKITTTDNINLKNEEEPVINKPHTINIQLEVDGEIINQELPLPPEYEPGDEVEVDIRTDRTPGDSIDEIILNVIKSPENIIEAKVNDVSKSSDEIEKEIKEMESDIARLEKENKRLRELNK
- a CDS encoding tRNA(His) guanylyltransferase Thg1 family protein, with amino-acid sequence MKEYEQFSQLKIVPDLPIIIRIDGRSFSKYTKQLGLKKPFDKRLRNLFIEVSKDVLGEFNTKYIYTFSDEINILLEQIPFNGRVEKIDSVICSYVSSSFMKHLFISKDQFDVDITTLKPASFDSRIIITSKNIKNYFKWRQDESWRNCLNSYAQYVLNKENKPEKTAKILYKLNKSNIHELLFNHGINIAHVPTWQKRGVAIYKIKEEKEGYNPKLKKKTLYFRNKVYVDKNISLFK
- a CDS encoding aspartate dehydrogenase; the protein is MKIGIMGCGSIANTLTNFQLNGKLNVKLSYFYDINRNNAINLAKKVDAEVVDTIEELIERSDLILEAAAQSAVRNSVPKILENGVNVIIMSVGALMDSEFKNHLERLADESNVKIYLPTGAITGIDTVKASTMGEIESISLTTRKPPVSLGMTLEGNEEKVLFEGKASEAVNKFPKNINVSSTLSLASGIDVDVKIIADPKIDKNTHEIHLKGSFGELITRTANVSSPDNPKTSMLAAFSAACLLNKLSKTIQIGS